DNA from Variovorax sp. PBL-H6:
GATCCGCGACGCAGTACACGCGGCCGCTCTTGTCCAGCACGCCGGCATCGCCCGCCAGCGCCACTACTGCCCGCCCCAGATACCGCGGCGATTCCGTCCGCGACAGCGCCGGCCGCTCCTGCCAATGCGCCTCGTCGGTCTGGTGCCCGGCCAGGACGAACTCCGTGCGCATCCATCCGGGCGACACGGCGATGGAGGCGACGCCGTGGGGCAGCAGCTCCTGCGCCATTCCGAAGGCCAGTCGCGTCATCGAAGCCTTGGCCAGGTCGTAGAACAGGTTGCCGCGCAGGTAACGATCGCGATCCCGGAAGGTGGTCGTGACGATCAGCCCGCGCCCGCGGCGCACCATCATGGGCGCTGCGAAGCGGCTGGCCAGCAGATGGTTGCGCACACCGCGGTCGAACATCGAGTCCCAGTTGGAAAGCGGATGCTCCCAGAACGGCGCGTCGAACACGCCATTGAAGGTCTCGTGCCCGCCCCAGGCGTTGTTCACCAGCAGATCGATGCGGCCGGCCTCGTGCTCCACGCGGGCGAACAGCGCCGCGACCTCCTCCTCGCGCGTGTGGTCGCAGCGCACCGCGATGCCTCGCCCGCCCATCTGGGTGACTTCCTCTGCCGTCTCGTCGATGCTGCCGGGGAGGGTGTCGAGGCCCGACAGTCCCATCAGCTGCCCGTAGCTCCGGGCCGGCTCCCCGCGCGTGCTGCGCCCAGTCACGTACACGGTCGCGCCGGCCGCGCCCAGCTCCTGGGCAATCGCGCGCCCGGCGCCGCGGCTCGCGCCGGTCACCACGGCCACGCAGTCCTTGAGAGTTGATGGCTGTTGCAGCATCCGCTGTTCCTTTCTTCGCTTCCTTGCCGAGTCCGGGAACGATAGGGTGCCTTCAATCCGGTGTCTTGGAAGAACCCGAAACGGCGCGTCCCAGGAACTCGGTCGGCGTCAGCCCGCAGAGCGCGCGGAACTCGTTGGCCAGGTGCGACTGGTCGTAGTAGCCGTGGTCGATCGCCATCTGGGCCCAGTCGGGATTCGTCTGCCGACGCAGTGCGCGCAGGCAGCCGTGCAGCCGCGCCAGCCTGCTCCACGCACGCGGCGGCAGGCCGACGTGGGCATGGAACAGCTGCTGCAGACGCCGTTCCCCGACGCCGACGGTCTCCGCCACCTCGCGCAGCGGCCGCCCTCCGCCCGAGGCGGCGATGAGCCGCGCCGCATGCGTGGCGGCTCGCTGCGACCTAGCGTTGCCGTCCGCCTCGCACAGCCGGCGCTGCAAGGCAGCATGCAGCATCGCCATGCGTGCGGCGTCGTCCGGCGTCCGGGCCATTCGCTCCAGCAACCGGGTGCCTTCGCCTCCCCACAGCGTTTCCAGGTGAACGGTCGTTCCCGCCAACTCGCCTGCGGGAAGCCCGAGCAGGCCGGCCGCCCTGCCGGGCCGCAAGGTGAGCGACACGCCATCGATCCGGCCGCGCAGCCGCACCAGTGCCGGGGCCGTCGAAGCGCCGACCACGACCGCGGAAGGACTGCAGACCTCGCCGAGGTTGAAGATCAGCCGCACCGCCCCGTCGGGCAGCACGCGTTCGAGCACCTCATGCCCTGCCGCCACGCGCTCGCTGCACAGCAGGATGTGCGAGATATGCAAGCGCAGCGCCGTGCTCACCGGCGCGGCCTGCAGCGTGCCCGCGGGTGCATCCGCCTCCGGCCCTTGCACCGGGTCGTCGTCGAGGCGGAGGAAGAGGCGTTCGCTCATGGGTCGAGTGCGCCCGAATGCTACTGCTTCGCGGCGTGCGGTCTGATGCCGCAGTTCAGGGCTTCGGCAAGGCATACGCCAGCACGTAGTCACCCGCCTTCGTACCGGTCGAGCCGTGGCCCCCCGCTGCCACCAGCAGGAATTGCCGGCCGTCTGCGCCGGTGTAGGTCATCGGCGTGGCCTGGCCGCCGGCGGGCAGCCGGCTTCGCCACAGTTCGCGGCCGTCGCTCACGTCGTAGGCGCGCACGTAGTAGTCCAGCGTGCCTGAGAGAAAGGCCACGCCACCTGCCGTCATGATCGGCCCGCCAAGATTCGGCACGCCCATCTTGAAAGGCAGCGGCACCGGCGCCAGGTCGCGCACCGTACCGTTGCGATGCTTCCAGGCGATCTGCCCCGACGCCAGGTCGATCCCGGCCACGTAGCCCCACGGCGGCGCGTGGCAGGGTATGCCGAGCGGCGAGGTGAAGGCGCTGAGCTTGACCGCAAATGGGGCACCGAAGTTTTCGTTGAGCGAGGGCAGCGCGTTCTTGGGGCGCTCCTTGCCCTGGACCATCAGCGACGTATCGTCGGGCCGCGCCACCAGCTTCGACACGAAGGCCAGGTAAGCCGGCGTCGTGAAGGCGACCTGCCGGACCGGGTCCACGGCCACGCTGCCCCAGTTGAAGACGCCGAAGTTGCCCGGGTAGACGAGCGTGCCCTGCGTGGATGGCGGAGTGAAGCGGCCTTCGTAGCGAAGGCGCTGGAAGGCGATGCGGCAGTAAAGCTGGTCGAACATGGTCGCGCCCCACATGTCGCTGCCCGACAGCTTCGGCGGGTCGAAGGACAGCTGCGTCTTCGGCTGCGACGGCGCCGTGTGGTCGCCCTTTGCCGCGCCGCCGGGCGCCGGCACCTCTGACACCGGGTGCAGCGGCGCGCCGGTGCGGCGGTCCAGCACGAAGAGCTCGCCTTGCTTGGTCGGCTGCACCAGCGCCGGCACCGTCTGGCCGCCGATGCGCAGGTCGACCAGCGAAGGCTGCGAGGGCACGTCGTAGTCCCAGAGATCGTGATGCACGGTCTGGTACGCCCAGCGCACCCGTCCGGTGGCGAGCTCGAGAGCGACGACCGAAGAGGAGTAGCGCTCCACCGCCTCGCTGCGGTCGCCACCCCACACGTCGGGCGTGTGGTTGCCCATCGGCACGTAAACCAGGCCCAGCGCCTCGTCCACGCTCGAGATCGACCAGCTGTTCGGCGAGTTGGGCGTGTAGGTCTGGCCTGCCGCGATCGGCGCGGTCGCATCTGGATTGGCTGAATCCCAGTTCCACACCAGCGCGCCCGTTTCGATGTCGAAGGCGCGGATCACGCCCGACTGTTCATGCGTGGAGACGTTGTCCAGCACCGTGCCGCCGACGATCAGCAGCTTCTTCGTCACCACCACCGGCGAGGTCGAGTAGTAGGCGCCCGGGCGGTGGTTGGGCATGTTGGCCCACAGGTCGATCTGGCCCTGGCCCTTGCCGAAACTCGAGCAGGATTCGCCGTTCTCCGGATTGAGCGCCACCAGGCGGCCATCGGCTGTCGGCATGAAGAGCTTGGAAGCGCACCCGCCCGGCCCCGTGCCTGCAACGGCTTCGGCCGGCGGCTGGTACGACAGGCCGCGGCAGGTGAGATGCTGCAGCGCCAGCCCCTTCTCGACGTGCAGGTCGCGACGCCAGATCTGCGCGCCCGTAGTGGCATCGAGCGCCACCACCGACTGATGCGGCGTGCACAGGAAGAGGCGGTTGCCGATCTTCAGCGGCGTGACCTCGAACGTCGTCTCTTCCGGGTCCCCCGGCTGGCCGCGCACGTCGCCGGTGCGGAACTCCCAGGCCAGTTGGAGCTGACCTGCGTTGGCAGGCGTGATCTGCGTCAGAGGCGAATAGCGCTGCCCCATGCCGGTCCGTCCATAGGCCTGCCACTCGCCCGGCGGCACGCTGTCGCCGCCGGCAGTCGCTGCCCGTGCTGGCGGAAGCGCGCCTTTCACGGTGTGTGGGTCATGCATCCAGGACCACGCCGCGACGCCTGCGAAGGCGAGCAGGCCGAGCGAAAGCAGCATCCCGCCGCCGCGCCAGGGCGACGCCTCGTGGCGACGGATGCGCCGCCGTTCGGGCTCGGCGCTCGGAACGCGCCTGGCAGCCCCCGAGAGTGGACGCGTGATCCAGGGGGTCAGCAGCAGCGCACCGACAAGGAAGGGCACGCCGAGCCGGGCCGCGAGTGGCCACCAGTCGATGCCCACTTCCCACACGCTCCAGAGCAGCGTGGCGATGAAGAAGATCCCATACACCCACAGCGCCGACGCAGAGCGGCGCCACAGCAGCAGGCCCGTGGCCGCGAAGGCCAGCGCCGCCCCGATGTAGTACCAGCTGCCTCCCAGCGCCGCGAGCCAGATCCCCGCGGCGGCCAACACCAGGCCGATGATGATCAGCAGCAGGCCCGTCACGCCTGTCCCGTGTGCCCGTTCCGGAATATCCATCGCCTTCACTCCAGCAAGTGGCGCCAGCACGCCTGCGAGTGCGGGCGCGCCATCGCGGTGCAACAAGGGATGCAGCGTGGGTGATGGAGATCGCAGGCATTGTCAGCGCGCGCCCGCAGTCGATGTAGTGGGCCGGTGCGATGTCTGCAGAGTTGCCCGCCCGCAACTCATCCAGGAGCTGCTGACAGGTTCCGGCGGCGGCCCTTTGCAGCCGTTGCCGCCCCGGCTCTACCTACTTCCGTGCGGCGTCGACCGCCAGCGGCTCGGCATCGTGCAGCCAGGCGTGGACCAGCGTGTACGACACGGCCAGCATCACCGGCCCGACGAAGATGCCGACGAGGCCGAAGCCCAGCAGCCCGCCGATCACCCCGGCGAAGATCAGCACCAGCGGCAGGTCGGCGCCGCGGCGGATCAGTATCGGGCGCAGGAAGTTGTCCATCGTGCCGACGATCACCGTCCACACCAGAAGGAAGATGCCCCAGCCGGTCGATCCGCTCCAGAAGACCCAGATCACCGCCGGCGCCAGCACCAGCGTCGGGCCGACCTGCACGATGCACAGCATGAACATCACGGCCGTGAGCAGCGCCGCGAAGGGCACGCCCGCGATCGCCAGGCCGATGCCGCCCATCACCGCCTGAACGAAGGCCGTGACCCCCACGCCCAGCGCCACGCCGCGGATTGCCTTGCCGGCCAGCACCACCGCATCTTCCCCGCGCTGGCCGCCGAGCTTGAAGCCGAAGCGCCGCACCACATCCGCCGCCGACTCGCCGCCCGCATACATCATCCCGGCGATCACCACCGTGAGCAGGAACTGCAGCGTGAGAGCCCCCACCACGCCGGCTTGCGCAAGCAGCCATGCGGTGACCTGCCGGATGTAGGGCGTGACCTTGGCTTCCAGGCCTGCGACGCCGGCCGCAACCAGCTCGTTCCAGGCCTGCGTCAGCCGCGCCCCGACCACCGGCAGGCGCTCCACCCAGCCAGGCAGCGTGGGCGCGCCCTGGCTGATCAGCAGTCGGACCCACGCGACCACTTCCTCCGTATTGGCCACGATGGTCGAGATCGCCAGCGTGAGCGGCAGCACGAACAGCAGCAGCAGGATCACGACCATCACCAGCACGGCAAGGCTGCGGCGCTTCCATAGCCGCGCCTGGATCCAGAGGAAGGCGGGCCAGGTGGCGACGACGACCATGGCGGCCCAGATGGTGGCACCCAGGAAGGGCCGCAGGATCCACAGCGATGAGCCGATGAGCAAGGCGAGCGTGAGGACACTGAAGGTTGTTCTGGCGAGGTCGGGGCGGGGGGCGGACATGAGTGCAGGCGTGGAATGGGCAACCCGGAGTGTGCGCGAAGTGCGCCACCCGAGGTATGCGTCCCGCGCGGTGCAACCCATGCAGGCGGTACGCGCGAGGGACTTGGGGTTAGCATCGCCGGGAGGGAGACATGCAGTCAGGAATTCAATGCGGATATTGCTCGTCGAGGATGACCGGGTGCTGGCGGATGCGCTCTCGCGCGCGCTGGTGCAGTCTGCGCATGCCGTCGACGTCGTCTCCACCGGCGAGGAAGCAGACCATGCGCTCGCCCCGGGCACCTACGACCTGGCCATCCTGGACATCGGCCTGCCTGGACTGAGCGGTCTCGACGTGCTGAAGCGGCTGCGGGGCCGCAAGTCCACCATGCCCGTGCTGATGCTCACGGCCTTCGACACGCTCGCAGACCGTGTTCGCGGCCTCGATCTGGGCGCCGACGATTACCTGGCCAAGCCCTTCGACCTCCCCGAGCTCGAAGCACGCGTGCGGGCGCTGCTGCGTCGCAGTACCCAGTCCACCCCCGATCTCGAACATGGCCAGCTGCGCTTCGACACCGTAGGCCGCCGCGTCTTCCACGACAAGCGGCCGTTGGACCTGTCGCCGCGCGAGCTCGCCTTGCTCGAACTGCTGCTCATGCGCGCGGGGCGTGTCGTGAGCAAGGAGCACATGGTCAACCATCTCTACGGCTGGGGCGAAGAGGTTGGCGACAACGCGATCGAGGTCAACGTCTACCGCTTGCGAAAGAAGCTGGAGCCGCTCGGTTGCGAGATCCGGACCGTGCGCGGCATGGGCTACCTCATCGACAGCAGCGATGTGGGTGCCTGAGCCTCGGCTGCAGCGCAAGCTGCTGGCCTGGCTGCTCGGGCCGCTCGCCGTGCTGCTGGTGCTCGATACCGGCGTGGCCTACTGGAATTCGCTGCGCTTCTCCAACCTGGCCTACGACCGAGCGCTGCACGAGATCGGACGCGAGATCGCGCTGCATGTGAAGCTCGACGGAACGCGGCCGCGGCTCGAGCTCTCGGAGCCCGCGGCCAACATCCTCCTGCTCGACCAGGAAGACCAGCTCTACTACCGCGTGCTCGGCGAGGACGGCGCCGACCTGGGCGGCGATGCGCAGTTGCCGCCGCGGCGCATCGAAAAGACCGCCAAGCCGGTCTTCTATGGCGACGCGGTGCGCGGCGAGCCCGTGCGAATGATGGTCGGGTGGATGCCGATCGGCCCGGACGCGGGGCCTCCGCTGGTCCTGGTGCAGGTGGCCGAAACGCTCAACAAGCGAGCGCGCTTCACCTGGGAGATGGTTGCCAACGTGGTGCTGCCGCAGCTGCTCTTGATCGTCATGGCGACTGCGGTGGTCTGGTTCGGCGTTTCGCGCGGGCTCGAGCCGCTGCAGCGCCTGCGCCGCGCCGTATCCGACCGTTCGCACCTGGACCTCAGTCCGATCGACACGCACGACGTGCCTGGAGAAGTGCGCCCGCTGGTGGACGACGTCAACGAGTTGATGGCACGCCTCGGTCGCACCTTCGACTTCCAGAACCGCTTTGTCGCAGACGCCGCGCACCAGCTGAAGACGCCGGTCAGCGGCCTGAAGGCGCAGATCGAGCTGGCCCTGCGCGAGAGCGATCCGCAACGCGTACGCCATTCGCTCGCGCAGCTCTATATCAGTGCCGACCGGCTGTCGAGGCTGGTGCGCCAGCTGCTTTCGCTGGCGCGCAACGAGCCCGGCGCGCTCGACTCCATGCAACTGCAGCCGCTGGACCTGAATGCCCACGCCCTGGCGGTGAGCATGGACTGGGTGCCGCAGGCCATCAGACGGAACATCGACCTGGGCTTCGAAGGTGCGGACCATCCGCTGATGATCGACGCCGACGGGGACCGCCTGCGCGAGCTGGTCAACAACCTCATCGACAACGCGATCCGCTACAGCCAGGCGGGCGGCCGGGTGACTGTGCAAGCCGGCCCGGCCGGAATCGACCAATGCCGCCTGGCCATCAGCGACGACGGTCCGCGAATTCCCATCCAGGAGCGCGTGCGCATCTTTCATCGCTTCCATCGCCTCCTCGGGACGCAGGAGGACGGCAGCGGCCTCGGTCTCGCCATCGTCAGCGAGATCGCCACGATGCATGGCGCGCGCATCACGCTGGAGGAAGACGCCGATGGCGTGGGAAACACCTTCAGCGTCTTCTTCCCCCTGCGCGATGCCGATCGGCCCGGCGGCGCCTTGTAAGCTTTTTGACAGCTGGCAGACAACCGGCTGTCAGCGCGCCGGCAGAAAGGTGACAGCACAGGTCTCTACCCTCGGACGTGGCGGAACCGCCGTGGTTCCGGACCCATCCACCAAGGAGACACCGTGTCGTTTTTGTCGAGTCCCGATTTCTGGATCGCCCTGTCGCAGATCATCCTCATCAACATCGTCCTGAGCGGCGACAACGCCGTCGTCATCGCGATGGCCTCCCGCTCGCTGCCGCCCGCCCAGCAAAAGAAGGCGATCCTGTTCGGGAGCGTGGGCGCCATCGTGCTGCGCGTCGTCCTGACCTTCTTTGCCGTCTATCTGCTCACGCTGCCGTACCTGAAGCTGGTCGGCGCGGCGCTGCTGGTCTGGATCGGCATCGGCCTGCTTCGCGAGGAGGAAGAGGAAGCGAACCTCGAAGGCCACTCCGGCCTGGCCGCGGCCATCAAGACCATCGTGGTGGCCGACCTCGTCATGAGCCTCGACAACGTCGTCGGCGTTGCCGCTGCGGCCAAGGGCAATGTCCCGCTGCTGGTCTTCGGTCTCGTGATCAGCATTCCCCTCATCATCTTCGGCAGCACCCTCATCCTCAAGCTGATGGACCGTTTCCCGGTCATCATCGTCTTCGGTGCTGCGCTGCTCGGCTGGGTCGCCGGCGAAATGGCGATGTCGGATCCTTCCATTGCCGGCTGGGCTGCCAACCAGCACGCGCTGCACACGGTGGTCCCAGCGCTCGGCGCCATGTTCGTGGTGGCGATCGGCAAGTGGCTGAGCAGCCGGCGCGCAGCCCGCGCCGAGGCGCCGCAAGCGGCCAAGGCGTCCAAGCGCCCCGCCGTCTGAAGGTGCCCGCATGACGCGCATCCTGGTCCCCATCGATCCGGAGGAGCCGGCACGAACGCGCTCGGCCATCGAGCAGGTCGTGCGCATGCGTCGAAGCGACCGCGTGACCGTTCGCCTGCTGCGGGTGCAGCCCAGGGTCTCGGGCCATGTCGCGATGCTCTTCAATGCCCGCGAGCTGCTCGAGCTGCAGCTCGACGCAGGCGCCGAGGATCTGCAGTACGCGCAGAGCCTGCTCGACCTGGCTGGCGTGCCCTACGCCAGCACCGTGCTGGTGGGGCGCACTGCAGAGACCATTGCGATGGCCGCGCGCGACTATGGCTGCGACCGCATCGTCTTCGGCGACGATGAACCGGGCGTGGCTGGAAGAATCTTCGGCTCGCTGGCGCAGCAGGTGCGCCAGCACCTGAGCGCGAGCGGGGACCCGCATCCGCAGGTCATCGGCTCTTGAAGGAGTCGCTGGGGGTGAGGGCGTACACTGCCGCCCGCAGACTCTTCAGGAGACACGAATGACCAGCAAGAACACCGTGTGCCTTTGGTACGACGGCACTGCTCTCGAGGCCGCAACCTTCTACGCCGAAACCTTCCCCGAGAGCGCTGTCGGCGCCGTCATCCACGCACCAGGCAACTATCCCGACGGCAAGCAGGGCAATGTCCTGGTGGTCGAGTTCACTGTCGCCGGCATCCCCTGCATCGGGCTGAACGGCGGCCCCCTCTTCAAGCACAACGAGGCCTTCTCCTTCCAGATCGCGACCGACGACCAGGCCGAGACCGACCGCCTGTGGAACGCGATCGTCGGCAACGGCGGCCAGGAAAGCGAATGCGGCTGGTGCAAGGACCGGTGGGGGCTGTCGTGGCAGA
Protein-coding regions in this window:
- a CDS encoding response regulator transcription factor translates to MRILLVEDDRVLADALSRALVQSAHAVDVVSTGEEADHALAPGTYDLAILDIGLPGLSGLDVLKRLRGRKSTMPVLMLTAFDTLADRVRGLDLGADDYLAKPFDLPELEARVRALLRRSTQSTPDLEHGQLRFDTVGRRVFHDKRPLDLSPRELALLELLLMRAGRVVSKEHMVNHLYGWGEEVGDNAIEVNVYRLRKKLEPLGCEIRTVRGMGYLIDSSDVGA
- a CDS encoding VOC family protein — protein: MTSKNTVCLWYDGTALEAATFYAETFPESAVGAVIHAPGNYPDGKQGNVLVVEFTVAGIPCIGLNGGPLFKHNEAFSFQIATDDQAETDRLWNAIVGNGGQESECGWCKDRWGLSWQITPRVLTEALVNPDRAAAKRAFDAMMTMRKIDVAAIEAALKG
- the ydiK gene encoding AI-2E family transporter YdiK; its protein translation is MSAPRPDLARTTFSVLTLALLIGSSLWILRPFLGATIWAAMVVVATWPAFLWIQARLWKRRSLAVLVMVVILLLLFVLPLTLAISTIVANTEEVVAWVRLLISQGAPTLPGWVERLPVVGARLTQAWNELVAAGVAGLEAKVTPYIRQVTAWLLAQAGVVGALTLQFLLTVVIAGMMYAGGESAADVVRRFGFKLGGQRGEDAVVLAGKAIRGVALGVGVTAFVQAVMGGIGLAIAGVPFAALLTAVMFMLCIVQVGPTLVLAPAVIWVFWSGSTGWGIFLLVWTVIVGTMDNFLRPILIRRGADLPLVLIFAGVIGGLLGFGLVGIFVGPVMLAVSYTLVHAWLHDAEPLAVDAARK
- a CDS encoding TerC family protein, producing the protein MSFLSSPDFWIALSQIILINIVLSGDNAVVIAMASRSLPPAQQKKAILFGSVGAIVLRVVLTFFAVYLLTLPYLKLVGAALLVWIGIGLLREEEEEANLEGHSGLAAAIKTIVVADLVMSLDNVVGVAAAAKGNVPLLVFGLVISIPLIIFGSTLILKLMDRFPVIIVFGAALLGWVAGEMAMSDPSIAGWAANQHALHTVVPALGAMFVVAIGKWLSSRRAARAEAPQAAKASKRPAV
- a CDS encoding membrane-bound PQQ-dependent dehydrogenase, glucose/quinate/shikimate family; translation: MDIPERAHGTGVTGLLLIIIGLVLAAAGIWLAALGGSWYYIGAALAFAATGLLLWRRSASALWVYGIFFIATLLWSVWEVGIDWWPLAARLGVPFLVGALLLTPWITRPLSGAARRVPSAEPERRRIRRHEASPWRGGGMLLSLGLLAFAGVAAWSWMHDPHTVKGALPPARAATAGGDSVPPGEWQAYGRTGMGQRYSPLTQITPANAGQLQLAWEFRTGDVRGQPGDPEETTFEVTPLKIGNRLFLCTPHQSVVALDATTGAQIWRRDLHVEKGLALQHLTCRGLSYQPPAEAVAGTGPGGCASKLFMPTADGRLVALNPENGESCSSFGKGQGQIDLWANMPNHRPGAYYSTSPVVVTKKLLIVGGTVLDNVSTHEQSGVIRAFDIETGALVWNWDSANPDATAPIAAGQTYTPNSPNSWSISSVDEALGLVYVPMGNHTPDVWGGDRSEAVERYSSSVVALELATGRVRWAYQTVHHDLWDYDVPSQPSLVDLRIGGQTVPALVQPTKQGELFVLDRRTGAPLHPVSEVPAPGGAAKGDHTAPSQPKTQLSFDPPKLSGSDMWGATMFDQLYCRIAFQRLRYEGRFTPPSTQGTLVYPGNFGVFNWGSVAVDPVRQVAFTTPAYLAFVSKLVARPDDTSLMVQGKERPKNALPSLNENFGAPFAVKLSAFTSPLGIPCHAPPWGYVAGIDLASGQIAWKHRNGTVRDLAPVPLPFKMGVPNLGGPIMTAGGVAFLSGTLDYYVRAYDVSDGRELWRSRLPAGGQATPMTYTGADGRQFLLVAAGGHGSTGTKAGDYVLAYALPKP
- a CDS encoding SDR family oxidoreductase codes for the protein MLQQPSTLKDCVAVVTGASRGAGRAIAQELGAAGATVYVTGRSTRGEPARSYGQLMGLSGLDTLPGSIDETAEEVTQMGGRGIAVRCDHTREEEVAALFARVEHEAGRIDLLVNNAWGGHETFNGVFDAPFWEHPLSNWDSMFDRGVRNHLLASRFAAPMMVRRGRGLIVTTTFRDRDRYLRGNLFYDLAKASMTRLAFGMAQELLPHGVASIAVSPGWMRTEFVLAGHQTDEAHWQERPALSRTESPRYLGRAVVALAGDAGVLDKSGRVYCVADLAHEYGFTDVDGRQVPAFELGEG
- a CDS encoding sensor histidine kinase; the protein is MPEPRLQRKLLAWLLGPLAVLLVLDTGVAYWNSLRFSNLAYDRALHEIGREIALHVKLDGTRPRLELSEPAANILLLDQEDQLYYRVLGEDGADLGGDAQLPPRRIEKTAKPVFYGDAVRGEPVRMMVGWMPIGPDAGPPLVLVQVAETLNKRARFTWEMVANVVLPQLLLIVMATAVVWFGVSRGLEPLQRLRRAVSDRSHLDLSPIDTHDVPGEVRPLVDDVNELMARLGRTFDFQNRFVADAAHQLKTPVSGLKAQIELALRESDPQRVRHSLAQLYISADRLSRLVRQLLSLARNEPGALDSMQLQPLDLNAHALAVSMDWVPQAIRRNIDLGFEGADHPLMIDADGDRLRELVNNLIDNAIRYSQAGGRVTVQAGPAGIDQCRLAISDDGPRIPIQERVRIFHRFHRLLGTQEDGSGLGLAIVSEIATMHGARITLEEDADGVGNTFSVFFPLRDADRPGGAL
- a CDS encoding helix-turn-helix domain-containing protein; translation: MSERLFLRLDDDPVQGPEADAPAGTLQAAPVSTALRLHISHILLCSERVAAGHEVLERVLPDGAVRLIFNLGEVCSPSAVVVGASTAPALVRLRGRIDGVSLTLRPGRAAGLLGLPAGELAGTTVHLETLWGGEGTRLLERMARTPDDAARMAMLHAALQRRLCEADGNARSQRAATHAARLIAASGGGRPLREVAETVGVGERRLQQLFHAHVGLPPRAWSRLARLHGCLRALRRQTNPDWAQMAIDHGYYDQSHLANEFRALCGLTPTEFLGRAVSGSSKTPD
- a CDS encoding universal stress protein, producing the protein MTRILVPIDPEEPARTRSAIEQVVRMRRSDRVTVRLLRVQPRVSGHVAMLFNARELLELQLDAGAEDLQYAQSLLDLAGVPYASTVLVGRTAETIAMAARDYGCDRIVFGDDEPGVAGRIFGSLAQQVRQHLSASGDPHPQVIGS